A single region of the Sorex araneus isolate mSorAra2 chromosome 7, mSorAra2.pri, whole genome shotgun sequence genome encodes:
- the PNMA2 gene encoding paraneoplastic antigen Ma2, giving the protein MALALLEDWCKIMNVDDQKSLMVTGIPADCEEAEIQEVFEETLQALGSYKVLGKIFRKQENTYAVLLELLEDTDVALIPTEVQGKGGVWKVVFKTPNQDMEFLERLNLFLEKEGQTITGMFRVLGYEGVNPATLPPVSPEVLAQLVGQVIAHAPQPLLPMRYRKLRVFSGSTVPGPEEEPFEVWLEQATEIIREWPVAEAEKKRWLMESLRGPALDLMHILQADDPSIGVEDCLEAFKQVFGSLESRRTSQVKYLKTYQEEGEKVSAYVLRLETLLRKAVEKRAIPRNIADQVRLEQVMAGASLSEVLWCRLREMKDQGSPPSFLELMKIIREEEEEEASFENENAEEPDEGDGYGHWDESDD; this is encoded by the coding sequence CAGGAGGTTTTCGAGGAAACTTTACAAGCTCTAGGCAGTTACAAAGTGCTTGGCAAAATATTCAGGAAGCAGGAGAATACCTATGCTGTCTTGTTAGAGCTACTGGAAGACACTGATGTCGCACTGATTCCCACTGAGGTGCAGGGGAAAGGGGGGGTTTGGAAAGTGGTCTTTAAGACCCCTAATCAGGACATGGAGTTTCTGGAAAGACTGAATCTCTTTCTAGAAAAAGAGGGGCAGACAATCACGGGGATGTTCCGAGTCCTTGGGTATGAAGGAGTGAATCCAGCCACTCTGCCCCCCGTGTCTCCAGAGGTATTGGCCCAGTTGGTGGGACAGGTGATAGCCCATGCGCCTCAGCCTCTGCTCCCCATGAGGTACCGAAAACTGAGAGTGTTCTCCGGGAGCACTGTGCCTGGCCCTGAGGAAGAGCCCTTTGAAGTCTGGCTGGAACAGGCCACTGAGATCATTAGAGAGTGGCCCGTAGCGGAGGCAGAAAAGAAAAGGTGGTTGATGGAAAGTCTGCGTGGTCCTGCCTTGGACCTCATGCACATATTGCAGGCAGACGATCCGTCCATAGGTGTGGAGGACTGTTTGGAGGCATTTAAGCAAGTATTTGGGAGCCTGGAGAGCCGCAGGACCTCCCAGGTGAAGTATCTGAAGACCTatcaggaggaaggagagaaagtctCGGCCTATGTCTTACGCTTAGAAACGCTGCTCCGGAAAGCTGTGGAGAAACGGGCTATTCCCCGGAATATTGCAGATCAGGTTCGCTTGGAACAAGTCATGGCCGGGGCAAGCCTGAGTGAAGTTCTCTGGTGCAGGCTTAGGGAAATGAAAGATCAGGGCTCACCTCCCAGCTTCCTGGAGCTGATGAAGATCATacgggaagaagaagaggaagaggcttCTTTTGAGAATGAGAATGCGGAAGAGCCAGATGAGGGGGATGGTTATGGCCACTGGGATGAGTCGGATGACTGA